The Campylobacter concisus genome window below encodes:
- the panC gene encoding pantoate--beta-alanine ligase, with product MQIIRTIKELENFVSSTSAKIGFVPTMGALHNGHVSLIKKCVSENEISIVSTFVNPTQFLPGEDLDKYPRKEQSDIKICEQNAVSAIFIPDAGELYFEDEPLIVAPKKFSAILEGKTRPGHFDGVLRVLNKLFRITRANSVYMGKKDTQQLIIVQNMIKTFFLNTSLVACDIVREPDGLALSSRNVYICDEDKCNALRLSRSLNKAQNLIQNGEEDTSEIKTKMLEVLEPLKVDYVAITDRNLNEISKIEKNNTIILVAAYVGKTRLIDNIWI from the coding sequence ATGCAAATCATAAGAACTATAAAAGAACTTGAAAATTTCGTCTCTAGCACAAGCGCAAAGATCGGTTTTGTGCCGACCATGGGCGCGCTTCATAACGGACACGTTAGCCTTATCAAAAAATGCGTGAGCGAAAATGAGATAAGTATCGTCTCAACATTCGTTAATCCAACTCAATTTTTACCAGGCGAAGATCTGGACAAATACCCAAGAAAAGAGCAAAGCGACATTAAAATTTGTGAGCAAAATGCCGTTAGCGCTATTTTTATTCCAGATGCTGGTGAGCTTTACTTTGAAGATGAGCCTCTAATCGTCGCTCCAAAGAAATTTTCAGCCATCTTAGAGGGCAAAACTAGGCCAGGCCACTTTGATGGCGTCTTAAGGGTGCTAAACAAGCTATTTCGCATAACTCGTGCAAATAGCGTTTACATGGGCAAAAAAGATACACAACAATTAATCATCGTGCAAAACATGATAAAGACATTTTTTCTTAATACCAGCCTAGTGGCTTGCGATATCGTTAGAGAGCCGGACGGACTTGCACTTTCAAGTAGAAATGTCTATATCTGCGACGAAGATAAATGTAATGCTCTAAGGCTTTCAAGATCGCTAAATAAAGCACAAAATTTGATCCAAAACGGCGAGGAAGACACAAGTGAGATCAAAACAAAGATGCTTGAAGTGTTAGAGCCATTAAAGGTTGATTATGTCGCCATTACGGATAGAAATTTAAATGAAATTTCCAAAATAGAAAAAAATAACACCATCATTTTAGTAGCAGCTTATGTCGGCAAAACTAGACTAATAGACAACATCTGGATCTAA
- the rimO gene encoding 30S ribosomal protein S12 methylthiotransferase RimO, which translates to MPKLHLISLGCNKNLVDSEIMLGRLQNYDITDDISDADVIIVNTCGFIKSAKEESIQTILEMHEARKNGSLLVVTGCLMQRYKDELMKELPEVDLFTGVADYDKIDEIILKKQNLFSPQTYLQANEERVITGSNYHAYIKISEGCNQKCSFCAIPTFKGKLKSRSLENIVNEVKNLVKKGYYDFSFLSQDSSSYMRDQGISDGLINLIDEIEKIKGVRSARILYLYPSTTSKELIERIVASPVFHNYFDMPIQHISEDMLKIMKRGSGAKKIKELLNLMRNAENSFLRTGVIVGHPGESEEDFDELCKFLEEFKFDRISAFAYSKEEDTASFEMEQIPAKIISKRLNKIEKITKKSINESLQKELGKQIYASLEGESSEGEMFYAAKKDIWDKDIDGEILINESDVKELEIGSLYLCEVNDVVDQKLIAKIIKKAK; encoded by the coding sequence ATGCCAAAACTTCACTTAATTTCACTTGGCTGTAACAAAAATTTAGTTGATTCAGAAATAATGCTTGGTAGACTGCAAAACTACGATATCACGGATGATATCAGCGACGCTGACGTTATCATCGTAAATACCTGTGGCTTTATAAAATCTGCTAAAGAAGAGAGCATACAAACCATACTTGAGATGCATGAAGCTCGTAAAAATGGCTCTTTGCTAGTAGTAACTGGCTGTCTTATGCAGCGATATAAAGATGAGCTTATGAAAGAGCTACCAGAGGTCGATCTCTTTACCGGTGTGGCTGACTATGACAAGATCGATGAGATCATCTTAAAAAAGCAAAATTTATTTAGCCCACAAACTTATCTACAAGCAAATGAAGAGCGTGTGATAACTGGCTCAAACTACCACGCCTACATCAAAATTTCAGAGGGCTGTAACCAAAAATGCAGCTTTTGTGCCATTCCAACTTTTAAAGGCAAGCTAAAATCACGCTCTCTTGAAAACATCGTAAATGAGGTCAAAAATTTAGTCAAAAAAGGCTACTACGACTTTAGCTTTTTATCACAAGACTCAAGCTCATATATGCGCGATCAGGGCATTAGCGACGGGCTAATAAATTTAATAGACGAGATAGAAAAGATAAAGGGCGTAAGAAGTGCTAGGATACTCTACCTCTACCCAAGTACGACCAGCAAGGAGCTAATTGAGCGTATCGTCGCCTCGCCTGTCTTTCACAACTACTTTGACATGCCGATCCAACACATCAGCGAAGATATGCTAAAGATAATGAAGCGTGGAAGTGGCGCTAAAAAGATCAAAGAGCTTTTAAATTTGATGAGAAATGCCGAGAATTCATTCTTACGAACTGGTGTCATCGTGGGTCATCCAGGCGAGAGCGAGGAGGATTTTGATGAGCTTTGTAAATTTTTAGAAGAATTTAAATTTGATAGAATTTCAGCCTTTGCCTACTCAAAAGAAGAAGATACGGCATCTTTTGAAATGGAGCAAATCCCAGCTAAGATCATCTCAAAAAGACTAAACAAGATAGAAAAGATCACCAAAAAATCGATAAATGAGAGCCTTCAAAAAGAGCTTGGCAAGCAAATTTATGCTTCTCTTGAGGGCGAAAGTAGCGAGGGCGAGATGTTTTACGCAGCCAAAAAAGATATCTGGGATAAAGATATAGACGGCGAAATTCTAATAAACGAGAGCGATGTAAAAGAGCTTGAGATCGGCTCACTCTATCTTTGTGAAGTAAACGATGTGGTCGATCAAAAACTGATCGCTAAAATCATCAAAAAAGCAAAATGA
- the tilS gene encoding tRNA lysidine(34) synthetase TilS, which yields MISQNVREKLSSGANLLAFSHGIDSTALFYILEESGIKFDLAMVDYNVREQSKNEIKSAKELADKFGKKIYTKSVFLDNSNFEKNAREVRYEFFGKICQKFSYKNLILAHQFDDKFEWFLMQLSKGAGLKELFGMSELEKRKYFWLVRPLLNLRKKELQSYLDERNLHYFIDETNLKGEFKRSFMRLNFSEPFLDRYFSGVQKSFEFLEADRQILMPNITKISDEIFIIKNDSNAIRGVDMAAKELNVLLSKAQKDELSANLAKQTSVVLSGKIAVGYADTYLLVTPFCKTIMPKIFKEKARILKIPAINRGYLFAINFDLSELKF from the coding sequence ATGATAAGCCAAAATGTGCGAGAAAAGCTAAGCTCAGGTGCAAACCTGCTTGCATTCTCGCACGGCATAGACAGCACCGCACTTTTTTACATTTTAGAAGAGTCTGGGATCAAATTTGATCTAGCGATGGTTGATTACAATGTTCGAGAGCAAAGTAAAAACGAGATAAAAAGCGCAAAAGAGCTCGCAGATAAATTTGGTAAAAAAATTTATACAAAAAGCGTTTTTTTAGATAATTCAAATTTTGAAAAAAATGCGCGCGAGGTAAGATATGAGTTTTTTGGCAAGATTTGTCAAAAATTTAGCTACAAAAATTTGATCTTAGCTCATCAATTTGACGATAAATTTGAGTGGTTTTTGATGCAGCTTAGCAAGGGTGCTGGACTAAAAGAGCTCTTTGGTATGAGCGAGCTTGAAAAGAGAAAGTACTTTTGGCTAGTTAGGCCGCTTTTAAATTTACGCAAAAAAGAGCTTCAAAGCTATCTTGACGAGAGAAATTTACACTATTTTATCGATGAGACAAATTTAAAAGGCGAGTTTAAAAGAAGCTTCATGAGGCTAAATTTTAGTGAGCCATTTTTGGATAGATATTTTAGTGGCGTACAAAAGAGCTTTGAGTTTTTAGAAGCCGATAGACAAATTTTAATGCCAAATATCACAAAAATAAGTGATGAAATTTTTATCATAAAAAATGATAGTAATGCGATACGAGGTGTCGATATGGCGGCAAAAGAGCTAAACGTGCTTCTAAGCAAAGCTCAAAAAGATGAGCTAAGTGCAAATTTAGCAAAGCAAACAAGCGTGGTGCTAAGCGGCAAGATTGCTGTCGGATACGCAGATACTTACCTTCTAGTAACTCCATTTTGTAAAACCATAATGCCAAAAATTTTTAAGGAGAAGGCTAGAATTTTAAAAATTCCAGCTATAAATAGAGGCTATCTTTTTGCTATAAATTTTGATTTATCAGAGTTAAAATTTTAA
- a CDS encoding ribose-phosphate pyrophosphokinase: MRGYKIFSGTANIELSKKISQYLSLPLSEASIKRFSDGEISVQIGESVRGKDVFVIQPTCAPTNTNLMELLILTDALRRSSASSITAIVPYFGYARQDRKAAPRVPITAKLVANMMQTAGIDRVVTMDLHAGQIQGFFDIPVDNLYGSIIFNDYVRAKNLPNPIVASPDVGGVARARALAKNLNLDMVIVDKRREKANESEVMNIIGDVNGKDVILVDDMIDTAGTIVKAAEIFKERGATSVMAFCTHPVLSGPAYDRLRLGFLDELVVTDTIPLAEELSCIKVLSAASLFGEVIRRVYHNESVNSLF; encoded by the coding sequence ATGAGAGGCTATAAAATTTTCTCAGGAACGGCTAATATTGAGCTTTCAAAGAAAATTTCGCAATATCTTTCACTTCCTCTTAGCGAGGCAAGTATAAAAAGATTTAGCGATGGAGAGATCAGTGTGCAAATCGGCGAGAGCGTGCGCGGAAAAGATGTTTTTGTCATTCAGCCAACATGTGCACCGACAAATACAAATTTAATGGAACTACTTATCTTAACTGACGCTTTAAGACGTAGTAGTGCAAGCTCTATAACAGCGATTGTGCCGTATTTTGGCTACGCTAGACAAGATAGAAAAGCAGCTCCTAGAGTGCCGATCACTGCAAAACTAGTGGCAAACATGATGCAAACAGCAGGTATCGATAGAGTCGTCACTATGGATCTTCATGCAGGACAAATTCAAGGATTTTTTGATATTCCGGTTGATAACCTTTATGGAAGTATCATTTTTAATGACTACGTAAGAGCTAAAAATTTACCAAATCCAATCGTTGCAAGCCCTGATGTAGGTGGCGTGGCTCGTGCTAGAGCCTTAGCTAAAAATCTAAATCTTGACATGGTTATCGTAGATAAACGCCGCGAAAAAGCAAATGAAAGCGAAGTGATGAATATAATCGGTGACGTAAATGGTAAAGATGTGATTTTAGTCGATGATATGATCGATACCGCTGGTACGATCGTAAAGGCAGCTGAAATTTTTAAAGAGCGTGGTGCAACTAGCGTTATGGCATTTTGTACGCATCCAGTCCTTAGTGGACCAGCTTACGATAGGCTAAGACTAGGCTTTTTAGATGAGCTAGTGGTAACAGATACGATCCCTCTAGCTGAGGAGCTTTCTTGTATAAAAGTGCTAAGTGCAGCTTCTTTATTTGGCGAAGTGATACGCCGTGTATATCACAATGAAAGCGTAAATAGCTTATTTTAA
- a CDS encoding DUF488 domain-containing protein, with protein sequence MFKAYRIYDFIKDDSLDMRAAFVDRLYPRGIRKEIFSNFLWLKDITPSTALREWFHEDREARFDEFCEKFELELDNEKAQSCFKMLKKLEKEHGDIALLTASKDINLCHIVVLLKILNK encoded by the coding sequence ATGTTTAAAGCTTATAGAATTTATGATTTTATCAAAGATGATAGTTTGGATATGAGGGCGGCTTTTGTTGATAGACTCTATCCAAGGGGCATAAGAAAAGAGATATTTTCAAATTTCCTTTGGCTAAAGGATATCACACCAAGCACTGCTTTAAGAGAGTGGTTTCATGAAGATAGAGAAGCTAGATTTGATGAGTTTTGTGAGAAATTTGAGCTCGAGCTTGATAATGAAAAAGCGCAATCTTGCTTTAAAATGCTAAAAAAACTAGAAAAAGAGCATGGAGATATAGCACTTCTAACAGCTAGCAAAGATATAAATCTTTGCCATATCGTTGTGTTATTAAAAATTTTAAATAAGTAG
- a CDS encoding pyridoxamine kinase has translation MKRILTIQDISCVGKCSLTVALPVISAQGIEACILPTALLSTHTGFKNFTFRDLTDEFDSVTQVWHKENITFDGIYTGFLGSFGQLELIEKIFNEFSGSAPLILVDPCMGDNGKLYHGFDEKFVMKMRELCSKVHVITPNITEASFMCGKSFLRDEYSEDYILDLLENLASFGAYKIVLKGIRYKQNECGIIAYDAKTKEKVEYFHEFLPFHTSGTGDIFASVLFGSLVNGETIEAAIKKAANFVLDSIKATLKDQNRTWYGVQFEKILGTLAK, from the coding sequence ATGAAAAGAATCCTTACAATACAAGATATCTCGTGCGTTGGCAAATGTTCCCTTACTGTAGCACTTCCAGTAATTAGCGCGCAAGGCATTGAAGCGTGTATTTTGCCTACTGCGTTGCTTTCGACTCATACTGGCTTTAAAAATTTCACATTTCGTGATTTGACTGATGAATTTGACTCGGTAACACAAGTATGGCACAAAGAAAATATCACATTTGATGGAATTTATACTGGATTTTTAGGTAGCTTTGGTCAGCTTGAGCTGATAGAGAAAATTTTTAATGAGTTTAGTGGCTCTGCTCCGCTAATACTTGTGGATCCTTGCATGGGTGACAATGGCAAGCTTTATCATGGGTTTGATGAAAAATTTGTTATGAAAATGCGTGAGCTTTGCTCAAAAGTTCATGTTATAACGCCAAATATAACTGAAGCAAGTTTTATGTGTGGCAAATCATTTTTGAGAGATGAATATAGTGAAGATTATATTTTGGACTTGCTAGAAAATTTGGCTAGTTTTGGTGCATATAAAATCGTGTTAAAGGGTATTAGATACAAGCAAAATGAATGCGGCATCATAGCTTACGACGCAAAGACGAAAGAGAAAGTAGAATATTTTCATGAATTTTTACCATTTCACACAAGTGGAACTGGAGATATATTTGCCTCTGTGCTTTTTGGCTCACTAGTAAATGGCGAAACGATAGAGGCTGCCATAAAAAAGGCGGCAAATTTTGTGCTTGATAGCATCAAAGCCACATTGAAAGATCAAAACCGCACTTGGTATGGCGTACAGTTTGAAAAGATACTTGGTACTCTTGCAAAATAG
- a CDS encoding radical SAM protein, producing the protein MSLGIDLSPKQKSCNFDCVYCELSGAKPVEEIENPPSVDEIISDLKEALKTHQNIDVITLTANGEPTLYPHLKELIAKVNELKGSTKTLILSNGSGVRDPKICEALHGLDIVKFSLDSAVQSTFKKIDRNKSGIEVNELIKAMAKFRKEFNGELVLEILVVAGFNDKEEEFIALNAAINEIAPHRVDIGTIDRPPAYNVKGADAKKLEELAKQISGVPVNIARAHKIEQKYNFSEDEILEMLRRRPQTIANIEENFSEYSKQILNKLLQQDVIYLADVAGVKFYKLRA; encoded by the coding sequence ATGAGCCTTGGCATAGATCTAAGCCCAAAGCAAAAATCATGTAATTTTGACTGCGTTTATTGTGAGCTAAGTGGTGCAAAGCCAGTTGAAGAGATAGAAAATCCTCCAAGCGTTGATGAGATCATAAGCGATTTAAAAGAAGCATTAAAAACTCATCAAAACATCGATGTCATCACACTTACGGCAAATGGCGAACCAACTCTTTACCCACACTTAAAAGAGCTGATAGCAAAAGTAAATGAGCTAAAAGGTAGCACAAAAACACTTATTTTGAGTAATGGCTCAGGCGTGCGTGACCCAAAAATTTGTGAAGCACTACATGGGCTTGATATAGTGAAATTTAGCCTTGATAGCGCGGTGCAAAGTACTTTTAAAAAGATAGACCGCAACAAAAGCGGCATAGAAGTAAATGAACTTATAAAAGCAATGGCTAAATTTCGCAAGGAATTTAATGGCGAGCTTGTGCTTGAAATTTTGGTCGTGGCTGGATTTAACGACAAAGAAGAGGAATTTATAGCACTCAATGCAGCGATAAATGAGATAGCTCCGCACCGAGTGGATATTGGCACGATAGATCGCCCACCAGCTTACAATGTAAAGGGTGCAGACGCCAAAAAACTAGAGGAGCTAGCCAAGCAGATAAGTGGCGTACCGGTTAATATAGCTAGAGCTCACAAGATAGAGCAAAAGTATAACTTTAGTGAGGATGAAATTCTAGAAATGCTAAGGCGTCGTCCGCAAACTATTGCAAATATTGAAGAAAATTTCTCAGAGTACTCAAAGCAAATTTTAAACAAGCTCTTGCAACAAGATGTGATTTATCTAGCAGATGTTGCTGGAGTGAAATTTTACAAACTAAGAGCATAA
- the hemE gene encoding uroporphyrinogen decarboxylase: protein MIFIDACLKKPTPYTPVWMMRQAGRYLPEYMRVRAQAGDFLSLCKDYKKASEVTLQPVEILGVDAAILFSDILVVPLEMGMDLRFEKGEGPVFSKPLRDKAVLDTLSIEKSTKNLAYVYDTIRLTRENLAKDKALIGFCGAPWTIATYMIEGGGSKTYAVCKKMLYQDPEFLHQILEKVTQSLILYVKEQIRAGVDAVQIFDSWAAALEEQAYFEFGFNYINKIVDSVKAEFPEIPVIVFPKGISGYLDKISGNFDVFGVDWSTPIELAKAKLSPRYVLQGNIEPTRLYSKKAIDEGIEKILSTMKGAPHIFNLGHGILPDVPVENAKYFIKQVQTKSAR, encoded by the coding sequence ATGATTTTTATAGACGCTTGTCTTAAAAAACCTACCCCTTATACGCCTGTTTGGATGATGCGCCAAGCTGGTAGATATCTACCAGAGTATATGCGAGTACGCGCACAAGCAGGGGATTTTTTATCTCTTTGCAAAGACTACAAAAAGGCTAGTGAAGTTACGCTTCAACCAGTTGAAATTCTTGGCGTTGATGCGGCGATTTTATTTAGCGACATTCTTGTTGTGCCTCTTGAAATGGGCATGGACTTGCGTTTTGAAAAGGGCGAGGGGCCAGTTTTTAGCAAGCCTTTGCGTGATAAGGCCGTACTTGATACACTTAGTATCGAAAAATCGACTAAAAATTTAGCATACGTCTATGATACGATCAGACTTACAAGAGAAAATTTGGCCAAAGATAAGGCGCTCATTGGCTTTTGCGGCGCACCTTGGACGATAGCTACATACATGATCGAGGGTGGTGGCAGTAAAACTTATGCGGTTTGCAAAAAAATGCTCTATCAAGATCCAGAATTTTTACATCAAATTTTAGAAAAAGTGACGCAATCTCTCATTCTTTATGTCAAAGAGCAGATAAGAGCAGGTGTAGATGCAGTGCAAATTTTTGATAGCTGGGCGGCTGCACTTGAAGAGCAGGCATATTTTGAGTTTGGATTTAACTACATAAACAAGATAGTTGATAGTGTTAAGGCCGAGTTTCCAGAAATTCCAGTCATCGTTTTTCCAAAAGGAATAAGTGGCTATCTGGATAAAATTTCAGGAAACTTTGACGTTTTTGGCGTTGATTGGAGCACACCGATCGAGCTAGCCAAAGCAAAACTTAGCCCAAGATACGTCCTTCAAGGCAATATAGAGCCAACAAGGCTTTATAGCAAAAAGGCGATAGATGAAGGCATTGAGAAAATTTTAAGCACGATGAAAGGTGCGCCTCATATTTTCAACCTTGGGCATGGAATTTTGCCTGATGTGCCAGTTGAGAATGCAAAATATTTTATAAAACAGGTACAGACAAAAAGTGCAAGGTAA
- a CDS encoding YqhA family protein: MRKIFEKILLASNSFTLFPVVFGLLGAIVLFIIASYDVGKVLLEVYKYFFAADFHVENFHSEVVGEIVGAIDLYLMALVLYIFSFGIYELFISEITQLKQSKQSKVLEVHSLDELKDKLGKVIVMVLIVNFFQRVLHANFTTPLEMAYLAASILALCLGLYFLHKGDH; this comes from the coding sequence TTGCGTAAGATATTTGAAAAAATTTTGCTTGCTAGCAACAGCTTTACACTTTTTCCAGTAGTTTTTGGACTTTTAGGTGCGATCGTACTTTTTATCATTGCAAGCTATGACGTCGGCAAGGTACTTTTAGAGGTTTATAAATATTTTTTTGCTGCAGATTTTCACGTTGAAAATTTTCACTCAGAAGTCGTTGGCGAGATCGTTGGAGCGATCGATCTATACTTGATGGCGCTTGTTCTTTATATATTTAGCTTCGGAATTTACGAGCTTTTCATCTCAGAGATCACACAGCTAAAGCAGTCAAAGCAGAGCAAAGTCTTAGAGGTTCACTCTCTTGATGAGCTAAAAGATAAGCTTGGCAAAGTGATCGTCATGGTCTTAATCGTAAATTTCTTCCAAAGGGTGCTTCACGCAAACTTTACGACACCGCTTGAGATGGCATATCTTGCGGCTTCTATCCTAGCGCTTTGTCTTGGACTTTATTTCCTTCACAAGGGAGATCACTAA
- a CDS encoding aspartate-semialdehyde dehydrogenase: MRKFNVAVVGATGAVGEELFRVMEEVEFPVGELLPLASAKSAGSEIEFNGKYYKVKELTEKVFSEHEIDIAFFSAGGSVSEKFAKFAADSGAVVIDNTSHFRMDKDIPLVVPECNPSDIAMWKNRGIIANPNCSTIQMVQILKPLNDAFSINRVDVSTYQAASGAGKEGMEELVVQMQKFFEFKLDECEPKVFAHRLALNVIPHIDVFLDNDYTKEEMKMVNETQKILHKDIEVSATCVRVPVLRSHSEAITIHFDKDVSADAAREILSKAPSVVVVDNPANKEYPMPIISSDTNETYVGRIRVDNYRPNVLHLWCSADQIRVGAATNAVRIAQKWIAMQE, encoded by the coding sequence ATGAGAAAATTTAACGTAGCAGTCGTTGGTGCTACTGGAGCGGTCGGCGAAGAGCTTTTTAGAGTGATGGAAGAGGTTGAGTTTCCAGTTGGAGAGCTTTTGCCGCTTGCTAGCGCAAAAAGTGCTGGCAGCGAGATCGAATTTAATGGCAAATATTACAAGGTAAAAGAGCTAACCGAAAAGGTTTTTAGCGAGCATGAGATAGATATTGCTTTTTTTAGTGCGGGCGGTTCAGTCTCAGAAAAATTTGCCAAATTTGCAGCTGATAGTGGCGCAGTAGTCATCGATAACACCAGCCATTTTAGGATGGATAAAGACATCCCTCTTGTTGTGCCAGAGTGTAATCCAAGTGATATTGCTATGTGGAAAAATCGCGGTATCATCGCAAATCCAAACTGCTCAACCATCCAAATGGTGCAAATTTTAAAACCACTAAACGACGCTTTTAGTATCAATAGAGTCGATGTTTCTACATACCAAGCAGCAAGCGGTGCTGGCAAAGAGGGTATGGAAGAGCTTGTCGTTCAGATGCAAAAATTCTTTGAGTTTAAGCTTGATGAGTGCGAGCCAAAGGTATTTGCGCACCGCCTAGCACTAAATGTGATCCCTCACATCGATGTCTTTTTGGACAATGACTACACAAAAGAAGAGATGAAAATGGTCAATGAAACGCAAAAAATTCTTCACAAAGATATAGAAGTTAGCGCTACCTGTGTGCGTGTGCCAGTGCTTAGAAGCCACTCTGAGGCGATTACTATACACTTTGATAAAGATGTAAGTGCGGATGCAGCAAGAGAAATTTTAAGCAAGGCTCCAAGCGTCGTTGTAGTCGATAATCCAGCAAATAAAGAGTATCCAATGCCTATCATTTCAAGCGATACAAATGAGACTTATGTCGGTAGGATCAGAGTTGATAATTACAGACCTAATGTGCTTCACCTTTGGTGCAGTGCCGATCAGATCCGCGTAGGGGCTGCGACAAATGCCGTCAGGATCGCACAAAAGTGGATCGCGATGCAAGAGTAA
- a CDS encoding sigma-54-dependent transcriptional regulator, which yields MNIVIVEDDINMRKSLEIALGEYEELNIKSYKSAVEALKKLSDDTDLIITDINMPKMDGLEFIKELNGKFDVIIMTGNATLNKAIESVRLGVKDFLTKPFDVSTLYEAIKRVELLKQKTPKTIKKIETKSENNGFLATSKALEATLNIALKAARTDASIMLSGESGVGKEVFAKFIHANSPRKDAAFVALNMAAIPENLIESELFGFEKGAFTDAATTKKGQFELANGGTLFLDEIGEMPINLQPKLLRALQEREITRLGATKSEKIDVRIICATNANLELAMREGRFREDLFYRLNTIPLFIPPLRERKDEILPIAQDTLEKCCKEYGFEAKNFSKAAKEELLSYDYPGNIRELISVVQRAAILSEGDEILPKDLFLQARSKK from the coding sequence ATGAATATCGTCATAGTAGAAGATGACATCAATATGCGAAAGTCGCTTGAGATCGCACTTGGCGAGTATGAAGAACTAAACATCAAAAGCTATAAGAGCGCAGTTGAAGCCCTAAAAAAACTAAGCGACGACACTGATCTAATCATCACCGACATAAACATGCCAAAGATGGATGGACTTGAGTTTATTAAGGAGTTAAACGGCAAATTTGACGTCATCATAATGACTGGAAACGCGACACTTAATAAGGCGATCGAGAGCGTTAGGCTCGGCGTAAAGGACTTTTTAACCAAGCCGTTTGACGTCTCAACGCTTTACGAGGCGATAAAAAGGGTCGAGCTTCTTAAGCAAAAAACTCCAAAAACTATAAAAAAAATAGAAACAAAAAGCGAAAATAACGGCTTTTTAGCCACTTCAAAGGCGCTTGAAGCTACGCTAAATATCGCGCTAAAAGCCGCAAGGACTGACGCTTCAATAATGCTTAGTGGCGAAAGCGGCGTTGGCAAGGAGGTCTTTGCTAAATTTATCCATGCAAACTCACCTAGAAAAGATGCAGCATTTGTTGCTTTAAATATGGCTGCTATCCCTGAAAATTTGATAGAAAGTGAGCTTTTTGGCTTTGAAAAAGGCGCATTCACCGACGCTGCGACTACAAAAAAAGGACAGTTTGAGCTAGCAAATGGCGGAACGCTATTTTTAGATGAGATCGGCGAGATGCCTATAAATTTACAGCCAAAATTGCTTCGTGCCTTGCAGGAGCGCGAGATAACAAGACTTGGCGCTACAAAGAGTGAAAAGATCGACGTTCGCATCATCTGTGCCACAAATGCAAATTTAGAGCTTGCGATGAGGGAGGGCAGGTTTAGAGAGGATCTTTTCTACCGCCTAAACACGATCCCGCTTTTCATCCCGCCACTTCGCGAGCGAAAGGATGAAATTTTGCCTATCGCGCAGGATACTTTGGAAAAATGTTGCAAAGAGTATGGCTTTGAGGCTAAAAATTTCTCAAAAGCGGCTAAAGAGGAGCTTTTGAGCTACGACTATCCAGGCAACATAAGAGAGCTCATTTCAGTCGTGCAGCGTGCAGCGATACTAAGCGAGGGTGATGAAATTTTGCCAAAAGATCTATTTTTGCAAGCCAGAAGCAAAAAATAG
- a CDS encoding LPP20 family lipoprotein produces the protein MKVKILSFALMITIFGGCSFNGFMGEPTNTSNRNVVIQKVDKDDLREVMKKEKMIYDSAPKETTFRATGEGIAPLNSLSYAQSVTLAKRAAMADAYSQLAGKLYGVKINAEDTVRDAMLNDSSITSKVQGLVKNARIVNENFKDGLYKVNMELKIDEDKWREVFSY, from the coding sequence ATGAAGGTTAAAATTTTATCTTTTGCTTTGATGATTACTATTTTTGGCGGCTGCTCATTTAACGGCTTTATGGGTGAGCCAACTAACACATCAAACCGCAACGTAGTTATCCAAAAGGTCGATAAAGACGATCTTAGAGAGGTGATGAAAAAAGAGAAGATGATATATGATAGCGCTCCAAAAGAGACCACTTTTAGAGCCACAGGCGAGGGTATAGCTCCGCTAAATTCGCTCTCATACGCTCAGTCGGTCACTCTTGCAAAAAGAGCGGCGATGGCGGATGCTTATTCGCAGCTTGCTGGTAAGCTTTATGGCGTAAAGATCAACGCTGAAGACACCGTAAGAGACGCGATGCTAAACGACTCATCTATCACTTCAAAGGTTCAAGGTCTTGTCAAAAACGCAAGGATCGTGAACGAAAATTTCAAAGACGGGCTTTATAAGGTAAATATGGAGCTTAAGATAGACGAAGATAAGTGGCGAGAAGTCTTTTCTTACTAA